In Janthinobacterium sp. J1-1, a single genomic region encodes these proteins:
- a CDS encoding DNA polymerase Y family protein, with translation MRLWIGLCLPRLPLDVFLPNWSADTLCVVLEHEQVIALSPLARAAGIKPGMRRAGALMLAPHARVHERSPEREARALQEVALALLQYSPQVAQAEEATLLVDAGASLRLFGGVRALCRSIEASLRALGYTAVLSCAPTARGAWLLAQGVAKAGAKSGRALGMASLVRRLDRLPCALLPPARPFGDWFDGIGCMTLGQMRRLPRPGLQRRCGRPLLDMLDDAHGHSTELFVWLAAPPSFCASLELFDRVEHADALLFGARRLLQQMTGWLCAHQLAVARIELLLIHERGRVAKPPTVLALALGEAVWRDEHLVRLLRERLAQVTLDAPVIGLRLSAPQVQAMVPPSDSLFPEPGGTPQERQRLMELLVARLGVENVLQAVPQADYRPEAANRWLPLPARAPANSAVPDLPPGLPGMPRPGWLLAQPIALLMREHRPFYGSPLRMVSVAERIEAGWWGQSQARDYFIAEGSDHAHYWVYRERIAGSADEAPRWYLHGLFS, from the coding sequence ATGCGCCTCTGGATCGGCCTTTGCCTGCCCCGGCTCCCGCTCGACGTGTTCTTGCCGAACTGGTCGGCTGACACCTTGTGCGTCGTGCTGGAGCACGAACAAGTGATTGCCCTGTCGCCGCTGGCGCGCGCGGCCGGCATCAAGCCGGGCATGCGCCGCGCCGGCGCCCTGATGCTGGCGCCGCATGCGCGCGTGCATGAACGCTCGCCTGAACGGGAAGCGCGGGCGCTGCAGGAAGTGGCGCTGGCGCTGCTGCAATATTCGCCACAGGTGGCGCAGGCCGAGGAAGCGACGTTGCTGGTCGACGCGGGCGCCAGCCTGCGCCTGTTCGGCGGCGTGCGCGCGCTGTGCCGCAGCATCGAAGCGAGCCTGCGCGCGCTGGGCTACACGGCTGTGCTGTCGTGTGCGCCGACGGCGCGCGGCGCCTGGCTGCTGGCGCAAGGCGTTGCAAAGGCGGGCGCAAAATCGGGACGCGCGCTGGGCATGGCCAGCCTGGTGCGGCGCCTGGACCGGCTGCCCTGCGCCTTGCTGCCGCCGGCGCGTCCCTTTGGCGACTGGTTCGACGGCATCGGCTGCATGACCCTGGGGCAAATGCGCCGTTTGCCGCGTCCCGGCCTGCAGCGCCGCTGCGGGCGGCCCTTGCTCGACATGCTCGACGACGCCCACGGCCACAGCACGGAATTGTTCGTCTGGCTGGCCGCGCCGCCCAGCTTTTGCGCCTCGCTGGAATTGTTCGACCGGGTCGAGCACGCCGACGCGCTGCTGTTCGGCGCGCGCCGCCTGCTGCAGCAAATGACGGGCTGGCTGTGCGCGCATCAACTGGCCGTCGCGCGTATCGAATTGCTGCTGATCCACGAAAGGGGCAGGGTGGCGAAGCCGCCCACCGTGCTGGCGCTGGCGCTGGGCGAGGCCGTCTGGCGCGACGAGCATCTGGTGCGCTTGCTGCGCGAGCGGCTGGCGCAAGTGACGCTGGACGCGCCCGTGATCGGCTTGCGCTTGTCCGCGCCGCAAGTGCAGGCGATGGTGCCGCCCAGCGACAGCCTGTTTCCCGAGCCGGGCGGCACGCCGCAGGAACGCCAGCGCTTGATGGAATTGCTGGTGGCGCGCCTGGGTGTGGAGAATGTCTTGCAGGCCGTGCCGCAAGCCGACTACCGGCCCGAAGCGGCCAACCGCTGGCTGCCTCTGCCGGCCAGGGCGCCGGCCAACAGCGCCGTGCCCGATTTGCCGCCTGGCCTGCCCGGCATGCCGCGCCCTGGCTGGCTGCTGGCCCAGCCGATCGCCCTCTTGATGCGCGAACACCGGCCGTTTTATGGTTCGCCATTAAGGATGGTGTCGGTGGCCGAACGCATCGAAGCCGGCTGGTGGGGCCAGTCGCAGGCGCGCGATTATTTCATTGCCGAGGGCAGCGACCATGCCCATTACTGGGTCTATCGGGAACGCATCGCCGGCAGCGCGGACGAGGCGCCGAGGTGGTATTTACATGGATTGTTCAGTTGA
- a CDS encoding peptidase M61 has protein sequence MPLSPRPLLALLLTVACHAQAAEPIVLNVDASNVAQQIFQIQASIPAAPGELTLLYPQWIPGNHGPSGPLNQLAGLRLSANGQPLEWRRDPVNMFAFHVTVPAGASMVEARYQFLSPVEANQGRITMTRDMLGVQWQAMTLYPAGKPTREISVQPNLTLPAGWQFGSALAVQSQAATPQGQQVAFKPLDLETLVDSPLFAGRHFKRIDLDPGARFPVHLNLVADNADSLEATPEQIAPHRALMQQAYKLFASRHYKHYDFLLAQSDEFGGIGREHQQSSENGVKPGYFSDWDKNAPGRVLLPHELTHSWNGKFRRPAGQDTPDFNTPLQNSLLWVYEGQTQYWGNVLAARSGLVEPAHMRDLFAATAARYDVAPGRSWRSMGDTTNDPIINGRRPQGWSSWQRDEDYYMEGALVWLDVDTLIRELSRERRSLDDFARAFFGVNDGSTTPLPYTFEDVVAALNKVQPHDWATFLRNRVEGHGPGAPLDGLARAGWKLVYRDTPTAFLKADEERGKSTDLTYSLGVVIDKDGKLGRLLWDGPAFKAGLSGNTTLLAVNGTAYTPKLLKAAIKAAKGGSEPINLLVKKGKQFQTVALDYHGGLKYPQLERIAGTPDRLGTILQALK, from the coding sequence ATGCCTCTTTCTCCCCGCCCCTTGCTTGCCCTGCTGTTAACGGTTGCCTGCCATGCGCAAGCCGCCGAACCCATCGTGCTCAATGTCGACGCCAGCAATGTGGCGCAGCAGATTTTCCAGATCCAGGCGTCGATACCCGCCGCCCCCGGCGAGCTGACCCTGCTCTATCCGCAATGGATACCGGGCAACCACGGCCCCAGTGGCCCGCTCAATCAACTGGCCGGCCTGCGCCTGTCGGCCAACGGCCAGCCACTGGAGTGGCGGCGCGACCCGGTCAACATGTTCGCCTTTCACGTCACCGTGCCGGCCGGCGCATCGATGGTGGAAGCGCGCTACCAGTTCCTGTCGCCGGTCGAGGCGAACCAGGGCCGCATCACCATGACCCGTGACATGCTGGGCGTGCAGTGGCAGGCCATGACCCTGTACCCGGCAGGCAAGCCCACGCGCGAGATCAGCGTGCAGCCCAATCTGACCTTGCCGGCCGGCTGGCAGTTCGGCAGCGCGCTGGCCGTGCAAAGCCAGGCGGCCACGCCACAAGGCCAGCAGGTGGCGTTCAAGCCGCTGGACCTGGAAACCCTGGTCGACTCGCCCCTGTTCGCCGGCCGCCATTTCAAGCGCATCGACCTCGATCCGGGCGCCCGGTTCCCGGTGCACCTGAACCTGGTGGCCGACAACGCCGACAGCCTGGAAGCGACGCCGGAACAGATCGCGCCGCACCGCGCGCTGATGCAGCAGGCGTATAAATTGTTCGCTTCGCGCCATTACAAACACTACGATTTCCTGCTGGCGCAAAGCGATGAATTCGGCGGCATCGGCCGCGAGCACCAGCAGTCGAGCGAGAACGGCGTCAAGCCCGGCTACTTCAGCGACTGGGACAAGAATGCGCCGGGCCGCGTGCTGCTGCCGCATGAACTGACGCACTCGTGGAACGGCAAGTTCCGCCGCCCGGCAGGCCAGGACACGCCGGACTTCAACACGCCGCTGCAAAACAGCCTGCTGTGGGTCTACGAAGGCCAGACCCAGTACTGGGGCAATGTGCTGGCGGCCCGTTCCGGCCTGGTCGAGCCGGCCCACATGCGCGACCTGTTCGCCGCCACCGCCGCGCGCTATGACGTGGCGCCGGGGCGCAGCTGGCGCAGCATGGGCGACACCACCAACGATCCCATCATCAATGGCCGCCGCCCGCAGGGCTGGAGCAGCTGGCAGCGCGATGAGGATTACTACATGGAGGGCGCGCTGGTCTGGCTCGACGTCGACACCCTGATCCGCGAACTGTCGCGCGAGCGCCGTTCGCTGGACGACTTCGCGCGCGCCTTTTTTGGCGTCAACGACGGCAGCACCACGCCGCTGCCCTACACTTTCGAGGATGTGGTGGCGGCCTTGAATAAAGTTCAGCCCCATGACTGGGCCACCTTTTTGCGCAACCGGGTGGAAGGCCATGGCCCCGGCGCGCCGCTCGACGGCCTGGCGCGCGCCGGCTGGAAGCTGGTCTACCGCGACACCCCCACGGCTTTCCTGAAGGCCGATGAAGAGCGTGGCAAAAGCACCGACCTGACGTATTCGCTGGGCGTGGTGATCGACAAGGATGGCAAGCTGGGCCGGCTGCTGTGGGACGGCCCCGCCTTCAAGGCCGGCCTGTCGGGCAACACGACCTTGCTGGCCGTCAATGGCACGGCCTACACGCCCAAGCTGCTGAAAGCGGCCATCAAGGCCGCCAAGGGTGGCAGCGAACCGATCAACTTGCTGGTGAAAAAGGGCAAGCAGTTCCAGACCGTGGCGCTCGACTATCACGGCGGCCTGAAATATCCGCAACTGGAACGCATTGCCGGCACGCCGGATCGCCTGGGCACCATCCTGCAAGCGTTGAAATAA
- a CDS encoding putative Na+/H+ antiporter — protein sequence MTTIQLISAVIFGLALVHTFAAKSFEVLAHRHPRHAGVFHLLGEVEVVFGFWAFILIIAMAFVSGGDAAISYAESRHYTEPLFVFVVMVVAASRPVLDAVQRLLKGVARAMPLRTELALAWLGLALVPLTGSLITEPAAMTLAALMLAPQIFRPGIPEWLKYGALGVLFVNVSIGGMLTSYAAPPVLMVAATWNWDSAFMASHFGWKAAIAVLVNATAACLLLRKYLHSNTADIKPKPGAVEPPKVPLAISLVHLAVLAGVVALAHHPVLFLGLFLFFLGFVQAYERHQSPLILKEGLLVGFFLAGLVVLGGMQQWWLQPIVSSLKPLALFFGALGLTAITDNAALTYLGSLIVGMSEEAKYMLVAGAVAGGGLTVIANAPNPAGVALLRRGFNNESIGALGLLAGALLPTAVAALAFLLL from the coding sequence TTGACCACCATACAATTGATCAGCGCCGTCATCTTCGGCCTCGCCCTCGTCCACACCTTTGCCGCCAAGTCGTTTGAAGTGCTGGCCCACCGCCACCCGCGCCATGCCGGCGTGTTTCATCTGCTGGGCGAGGTGGAAGTCGTGTTCGGTTTCTGGGCGTTTATCCTGATCATCGCCATGGCCTTCGTTTCCGGCGGCGACGCGGCGATCAGCTATGCCGAGTCGCGCCATTACACGGAACCGCTGTTTGTCTTTGTCGTCATGGTGGTGGCCGCTTCGCGCCCCGTGCTCGACGCCGTGCAGCGCCTGCTCAAAGGCGTGGCGCGCGCCATGCCGCTGCGTACCGAACTGGCGCTGGCCTGGCTGGGTCTGGCGCTGGTGCCGCTGACGGGGTCCCTGATCACCGAACCGGCCGCCATGACCCTGGCCGCGCTGATGCTGGCGCCGCAGATCTTTCGCCCCGGCATACCCGAATGGCTGAAATATGGCGCGCTGGGCGTGCTGTTCGTCAACGTTTCCATCGGTGGCATGCTGACCTCGTATGCGGCGCCGCCGGTGCTGATGGTGGCGGCCACCTGGAACTGGGACAGCGCCTTCATGGCCAGCCATTTCGGCTGGAAGGCGGCGATTGCCGTGCTGGTCAACGCCACCGCCGCCTGCCTGCTGTTGCGCAAATATTTGCACAGCAATACCGCCGACATCAAGCCGAAACCGGGCGCCGTCGAGCCGCCCAAAGTACCGCTGGCCATCAGCCTGGTGCACCTGGCCGTGCTGGCCGGCGTGGTGGCGCTGGCCCATCACCCGGTCTTGTTCCTGGGCTTGTTCCTGTTCTTCCTCGGCTTCGTGCAGGCCTATGAACGCCATCAAAGCCCCTTGATCCTGAAGGAAGGCTTGCTGGTCGGCTTCTTTTTGGCGGGGCTGGTGGTGCTGGGCGGCATGCAGCAATGGTGGTTGCAGCCGATAGTATCGAGCCTGAAACCGCTGGCGCTGTTCTTCGGCGCGCTGGGCCTGACCGCCATTACCGACAATGCCGCCCTGACCTATCTCGGTTCGCTGATCGTCGGCATGAGCGAGGAAGCGAAATACATGCTGGTGGCGGGCGCGGTGGCCGGCGGCGGCCTGACCGTGATCGCCAATGCGCCCAACCCGGCCGGCGTGGCCCTGCTGCGGCGCGGCTTCAACAATGAATCGATCGGCGCGCTGGGCCTGCTGGCCGGCGCCCTGCTGCCCACTGCCGTGGCGGCGCTGGCCTTCCTGCTGCTGTAG
- a CDS encoding PRC-barrel domain-containing protein gives MSYLDRDMLGMYRNDTGPGPALMGADTLIGDDVYNHDDEQLGDIKEIMLDMRSGRIAYAVLSFGGVLGLGEKLFAVPWEKLALDTVNKRFLLDVDKDQLKSAPGFDKDNWPDMASEAWNDQMNQFYGTSSRYGTGDMNTMGSLAGSRMPSGSDLRGGASLQSGTGGSMSGSSMSGSRAGTGTGTASGSGSLQDDLGSRSSLSDDDEMNRRS, from the coding sequence ATGAGCTATCTGGACCGCGACATGCTGGGCATGTACCGCAACGACACCGGACCCGGCCCCGCACTGATGGGCGCCGACACCCTGATCGGCGACGATGTCTACAACCACGACGACGAACAACTGGGCGACATCAAGGAAATCATGCTCGACATGCGCAGCGGCCGGATCGCCTATGCCGTGCTGTCCTTCGGCGGCGTGCTGGGCCTGGGCGAAAAGCTGTTCGCCGTGCCGTGGGAAAAGCTGGCCCTGGACACCGTCAACAAGCGTTTCCTGCTGGATGTGGACAAGGATCAATTGAAAAGCGCCCCCGGCTTCGACAAGGACAACTGGCCCGACATGGCCAGCGAAGCGTGGAATGACCAGATGAACCAGTTCTACGGCACCAGTTCGCGCTATGGCACCGGCGACATGAACACCATGGGCAGCCTGGCCGGTAGCCGCATGCCCTCCGGCAGCGACCTGCGCGGCGGCGCCAGCCTGCAATCGGGCACCGGCGGCAGCATGTCGGGCTCGTCGATGAGCGGCAGCCGGGCCGGGACCGGGACCGGGACCGCAAGCGGGAGCGGCAGCTTGCAAGACGACCTGGGCTCGCGCTCGTCGTTGAGCGACGATGACGAGATGAACCGGCGGAGTTGA
- a CDS encoding glutathione binding-like protein, producing MMITLYTWTTPNGRKPTILLEELSIPYRIEAVNIGERQQFTPEFLAISPNNKIPAIVDEDAEGGALPLFESAAILIYLAEKHQRFLAPSGPARYKALEWLSWQIGGLGPMLGQLGYFERAEEKSEQALKRFREEAERLLNVMEKQLTTAPYLAGSEYTIADIAAYPWVRAAEERLKGALGTQIETSPALQRWLTLVGERPAVQRGMALPKV from the coding sequence ATGATGATCACGCTGTATACCTGGACCACGCCCAACGGCCGCAAGCCCACCATCCTGCTCGAGGAATTGAGCATTCCCTACCGCATCGAGGCGGTCAATATCGGCGAGCGCCAGCAATTCACGCCGGAGTTCCTGGCCATCTCGCCCAACAACAAGATCCCCGCCATCGTCGACGAGGATGCCGAGGGCGGCGCGCTGCCGCTGTTTGAAAGCGCGGCCATCCTGATTTACCTGGCGGAAAAACACCAGCGTTTCCTGGCGCCGTCGGGCCCTGCCCGCTACAAGGCCCTGGAATGGCTGAGCTGGCAAATCGGCGGCCTGGGCCCGATGCTGGGCCAGCTGGGCTACTTCGAGCGCGCCGAGGAAAAATCGGAACAAGCGTTAAAACGTTTCCGCGAAGAAGCCGAAAGATTGCTCAACGTAATGGAAAAACAGCTGACCACCGCGCCCTATCTGGCCGGCAGCGAGTACACGATTGCCGATATCGCCGCCTACCCGTGGGTGCGCGCCGCCGAGGAACGCCTCAAGGGTGCGCTGGGCACGCAAATCGAAACGAGCCCGGCGCTGCAGCGCTGGCTGACACTGGTCGGCGAACGCCCGGCCGTGCAGCGCGGCATGGCCTTGCCCAAAGTCTGA
- the imuA gene encoding translesion DNA synthesis-associated protein ImuA yields the protein MQHSELMASPEALHPSLWRASQLGQGAVRCIDTGFAALSAQLPGGGWPTGSLVDLLVQQAGSGELRLLAPALAQLQGLPIVLLQPPHPPQALALAAQGLHPSQLLWLRSAGSKDALWAAENILRSGSCGALLFWQSQVRADSLRRLHLAAQGGNTLFFMLRPLHGAQDASPAPLRLSVRPAAGGIDIGFVKRRGPQRDAPLFLPLQPPSLLQRHAPLDRPLPAPAPARRVLAELVG from the coding sequence ATGCAACATTCCGAACTGATGGCCTCGCCGGAAGCCTTGCACCCGTCCTTGTGGCGCGCCTCGCAGCTGGGGCAGGGCGCCGTGCGCTGCATCGACACCGGCTTTGCCGCCTTGTCGGCACAGCTGCCGGGCGGCGGCTGGCCCACGGGCAGCCTGGTCGACCTGCTGGTGCAGCAGGCCGGCAGCGGCGAGTTGCGGCTGCTGGCGCCGGCGCTGGCGCAATTGCAGGGCTTGCCCATCGTGCTGCTGCAGCCACCCCATCCGCCGCAGGCGCTGGCGCTGGCCGCTCAAGGCTTGCATCCGTCTCAACTGCTGTGGCTGCGTAGCGCCGGCAGCAAGGATGCCTTGTGGGCGGCGGAAAACATCTTGCGCAGCGGCAGTTGCGGCGCGCTGCTGTTCTGGCAAAGCCAGGTACGCGCCGACAGCCTGCGCCGGCTGCACCTGGCGGCGCAGGGCGGCAATACCCTGTTTTTCATGCTGCGCCCGCTGCATGGCGCGCAGGATGCGTCGCCTGCGCCGCTGCGCCTGTCGGTGCGGCCGGCCGCCGGCGGCATCGATATCGGCTTTGTCAAACGCCGGGGACCGCAGCGCGATGCGCCGCTGTTCCTGCCCCTGCAACCTCCTTCTTTACTGCAGCGCCATGCGCCTCTGGATCGGCCTTTGCCTGCCCCGGCTCCCGCTCGACGTGTTCTTGCCGAACTGGTCGGCTGA
- a CDS encoding PHB depolymerase family esterase: MVKPATTWLRGLLRAGKVQQRTATKLAKVLFGPPAAKPASKPRRKPVARAAPAGPDPLAPPRVRKKAAPAPGKWLASQYAPLVERGQLPGRRLPYYLYLPDKAPNVAMRSRGRPLLVMLHGCEQSATQFAEGSRMNRLAERKGYAVLYPQQSLRSHARRCWKWYEKLTQEGGGDVGLIVGAIAQVAARYPIDRSRIYICGISAGAGMAHIVALNHPQLFAAVGLHSGPMFGAGHSLIGAMHVMQHGAASRVDSAIDEVLARQPMFPRLPTILLQGQQDSVVRPINQTQLVRQSIRINRMPFDTVVTAERWPPGATGGRNPAHGYALHDYQVAGELLLRVAQIEQLEHAWSGGDASLPFNAKAGPDASKMLLDFFARQQRRL, encoded by the coding sequence ATGGTTAAACCCGCCACCACGTGGTTGCGCGGCTTGCTGCGTGCCGGCAAGGTGCAGCAGCGTACGGCCACCAAGCTGGCCAAGGTGCTGTTCGGTCCACCTGCGGCCAAGCCCGCTTCCAAGCCCCGCCGCAAACCGGTGGCCAGGGCCGCGCCGGCCGGCCCCGATCCGCTGGCGCCGCCGCGCGTGCGCAAGAAGGCCGCGCCCGCGCCGGGCAAATGGCTGGCCTCGCAGTATGCGCCGCTGGTGGAGCGGGGACAGTTGCCGGGCCGGCGCCTGCCGTATTATCTGTATCTGCCTGATAAAGCGCCCAACGTGGCCATGCGCAGCCGGGGCCGGCCGCTGCTGGTGATGCTGCACGGCTGCGAACAGAGCGCCACCCAGTTTGCCGAAGGCTCGCGCATGAACCGCCTGGCCGAGCGCAAGGGCTATGCGGTACTGTATCCGCAGCAGTCGCTGCGCTCGCATGCGCGGCGCTGCTGGAAATGGTATGAAAAGCTGACCCAGGAGGGCGGCGGCGACGTCGGCCTGATCGTCGGCGCCATCGCCCAGGTGGCGGCGCGCTATCCCATCGACCGCTCGCGCATTTATATCTGCGGCATTTCCGCCGGCGCCGGCATGGCCCATATCGTGGCCTTGAACCATCCGCAGCTGTTTGCCGCCGTCGGCCTGCATTCGGGGCCCATGTTTGGCGCCGGCCACAGCCTGATCGGCGCCATGCACGTGATGCAGCATGGGGCGGCCAGCCGGGTCGACAGCGCCATCGATGAAGTGCTGGCGCGCCAGCCCATGTTTCCGCGCCTGCCGACCATTTTGCTGCAGGGCCAGCAGGATAGCGTGGTGCGTCCCATTAACCAGACGCAATTGGTGCGCCAGAGCATACGCATCAACCGCATGCCGTTCGACACCGTGGTGACGGCCGAGCGCTGGCCGCCAGGCGCCACGGGCGGCCGCAATCCCGCACATGGCTATGCCCTGCATGATTATCAGGTGGCAGGGGAGTTGCTGCTGCGCGTGGCGCAGATCGAGCAGCTGGAGCACGCCTGGAGCGGTGGCGACGCCAGCCTGCCGTTCAATGCCAAGGCGGGGCCGGACGCCAGCAAGATGCTGCTGGACTTTTTCGCGCGCCAGCAGCGGCGCTTGTAG
- a CDS encoding alpha/beta hydrolase: MKSTRQDFPGAHGHLLAARLDAPDGAIRAHALFAHCFTCGKDVLAARRIAQGLTEHGIAVLRFDFTGLGASEGEFAATNFSSNVDDLVAAADFLRAKHAAPQLLIGHSLGGAAVLAAAAQVPEATAVVTLAAPSTPAYVTRMFSAHLDQIAADGEALVQLQGRPFRIRQQFIDDAGSHSLKECIAGLRRALLVMHAPNDTTVSLSNAMDIFTAAKHPKSFVSLDDADHLLTGRDDAAYVANVIAAWSARYLAQPETP; the protein is encoded by the coding sequence ATGAAATCCACCCGGCAAGACTTCCCCGGCGCGCATGGCCATCTGCTGGCGGCGCGGCTCGATGCGCCCGATGGCGCGATTCGCGCTCATGCGCTGTTTGCCCACTGTTTTACCTGCGGCAAGGATGTGCTGGCCGCGCGGCGTATCGCGCAAGGCTTGACCGAACACGGTATCGCCGTGCTGCGCTTCGATTTTACAGGGCTGGGCGCCAGCGAAGGCGAATTTGCCGCCACCAATTTTTCCTCGAACGTCGATGATCTGGTGGCCGCCGCCGATTTCTTGCGCGCAAAGCATGCTGCGCCGCAATTGCTGATCGGGCATAGCCTGGGTGGCGCGGCCGTGCTGGCCGCCGCCGCGCAAGTGCCGGAAGCCACGGCCGTGGTGACCCTGGCGGCACCGAGCACGCCCGCCTACGTGACGCGCATGTTCAGCGCCCACCTGGACCAGATCGCCGCCGATGGCGAAGCGCTGGTGCAGCTGCAAGGGCGGCCGTTTCGCATCCGCCAGCAATTCATCGACGATGCGGGCAGCCACAGCCTGAAGGAATGCATCGCCGGCCTGCGCCGCGCCTTGCTGGTGATGCATGCGCCGAACGACACCACCGTCAGCCTGTCGAACGCGATGGATATTTTCACGGCCGCGAAACATCCGAAAAGCTTTGTCTCGCTCGACGACGCCGACCATCTGCTCACCGGGCGCGACGATGCGGCCTATGTCGCCAATGTGATCGCGGCCTGGAGCGCGCGCTATCTGGCGCAGCCTGAAACGCCATGA